In Myripristis murdjan chromosome 5, fMyrMur1.1, whole genome shotgun sequence, the genomic stretch GGACAAACGGTATATTTCCTCAGATACCTCTCATCCAGATGAAACCGCTGTCCCATAGCAGCCGGAGTTAAATTGATGAAAGGGTAAGTGTAGCTTAGCTCGCACTCCGATTCAAGTTCAATGGTgtagctgttagctgttagcaaCGTggagctaacagctaacagctagctGGTAGCACAGTCAGCTTGGTGTTTTGACCAGAATAGCAgtaacaaaaaactcagcaaatATTAACACATTGAAgctttatcatttatttaatcCACCTGTTGTTTTCGTGCTGTTTGGTGATAATGAGGAtggttcattttttaaaactcgtcttaaaacccatttttattccTTGGCTTTCAACCCCACATGAGACTCTGCttctgttttagtgttttatttagtgttttatttgttttttaatttgttttattgtgtttaaattgtttttgttgtttttaagttgtcttagaaacattaaaaacaattatttattattgtatatttatttattttcctgttattgcctatttttgtacagcactttgttgcagctgtggttgttttaaagggctttataaataaagttgagttgagttcaTTGTGGAATGAAAACCGATCTTATAGTGTCAGTTTATAGTGTTAAAAGAGGTCATTTGTGCATCCAGCCATGACTGCCCTGACTCATCTGAACACTAGTTTTTGTTTCTCCCACTCAGTGAAGTCGTGTGTCACTGTGTGGACTGTGTCCACAGACATTTTATACAGTGTAAACATTAATTccgttatttttttcccttagaGTCGAGATGTACAagctttatttttcatacatCCTCACCGGTAACATCAAACTTACATGGCCCCCCATCCCAGAAACACCATCCTCATCTCTACTTTTGGATTCATAACAagcatgtttttcttaaaaGCTGATGCCCCTCtaggcctgctggtggcgctacagGGAAGGCCATAGGGTCGCCAGAATCACCAGGTTTCATCCTCCAGGCAGCATGATTTCACTGTGATCCACCAAGTAGATTTAGAGATGTACTGACCGACCTGGTGATGTATAGGCCCCCGCTGCCCAGTggggcaaaaatgaaaaaaacacttcagcttCAATTAAGGATTTCAATACCCATCGGAGGTCTCAGAGGGTGATTCCACACGGCAAATAGAGAGTAGCCTGGAcctgaacagcaaaaaaaaaaaaaagaagaaaaaacacactgagcctTGCATTTTCAGTTCTGATTCGGGACCCTTTCTTATGTGGTTTTAAATCAAAGACGAatctgattcctgctgatgtgCTCGGATCAGAATtcacaatttgtttttctcccactgAGCCGCTGCGTGTCACTGTCAGATTGTCATTATTAACATCACTATTCCTTCATTGTCAGCAGtgatggacaaaacaaaacatggaggatCTGTGGAAGTAATCCTGAACCAAAACACTATATAAGCTGATAAAATTTAATATACTTCATAATTTTCAAGAAACTCATATGTACTGGAAAAAGTGTGATAGATTTAggcttgtgtgtattttaacCATATAGTTAAAAATCCATCTAGAGCTAGacctgcttttgtgtgtgtgttcactccaAGCCCTATCAGTCGCACTGACTGCTACACTTTTTCTGTCTCGAGAAGTGCTTACTCAGCGTTGGCCACTACTTTGAAGAAAGACCTAGTCTTATGTGCTAGGGTGAATGGGGAGTGTCTGAAAGATACAATCATGTACACTGGTCAATGGTCTGATACCAATGGAGTGATATAGACAACACCACAGTCTTCAAAGGAACAAATCGCTGACACCATCATTTTCAAATGTCAGAGCGCCCCATACCAGTGGGCATATGCTCTGTGGCTGATGGGGCTCAAAAAACGGTATAAAGGCAGGTCTATAGGTTGGGGATTTGAGTCTTCTCCGGAGAATGACTCACTGCCTGTTTTCATTTGAGATCTCTTATGAAAATCCAGGCTCcagatctgagaaaaaaaaaaacagtgaatgtAGCCAAAGAGGCACAACAACTctagtattattttattttatttattttttttttaatcagtgtggTAATGTAGTCTCCTCTGGTGTTTtgtccacaggtgtgtgttccaATGTCTGCTGTGTAACAGTGGGTGTGAAATCGACACTCCCGGCTGTTTTTAGCGGTTCCGTCGATCGCCGCTCTTCTCAATGAGGTAGGctctgaaaacaaacatatacTTCTACACACACGATGCAGGGAGCAGCAGGGTGGAGTAGTGATGAGAGAGAGTCTGTAACCACAAAGACCACGTTCAGTTTCCTTTGACGGCGAGCTGAactgcagtaaaacacaaaacaccagagcaaaaataataatctgtaaCATGGCTGCTTCACATTTGTTCAGTTctctttgatgtttttgttgcttaaGGAAATGATATGAATGGAGAAATGGAAGACAATCTTTGCATCTCAGTGATCTTAACAAAGCTGGAATGAGACAATGGTTAATGCAcaatggccatttttttttacttgatataTGAATAAAACCAGTTATCCATTATCAGAGCTTATGATTGATTAATTTTCCGTCCAGTGACTAATCAGTCAAGTTATTGTTTCAGTGCTAAAAACTTCTCAACATCAATACACCTAAGTACGGAAGACATAGCAGAGTGCACAGGAGTCATAAATTAATGCTGTCATCATAACCATCCATCAGCAGAAagcattaaaataaagaaaacaaacaacagaggcTTGACTCTCCAGTTATAAATGTAGTTTATTGtagtttcttccatttttttctctcttagtTTAGTCCCGTCTTTCCCTGTGTGGACTGACACTTGATgttgctgccccctgctggtagTCATGTAATAAACGTTTTAATCAATGTGAAGAGACAAATAGGCTTTTCataaaggtgatgatgatgatgatgatgatgatggtgctgtGTTAGGTGCGGAGCTGCTCACATCTCTCTCTGGAGTCATGGGTCCTGCTGTGTGTATCGCCTCTGTCTGCCCGGCTCGCTCTCTGGCCGAGTCCCGGTGGTCCGAACTTACAGCACCCACCATCAGCCCGGCCCCCCTCCACCCGCTAACCCCACCCCACCTGGGGATAAGGGCAAGGTGGAGGTGGTAAAGGAGCACGCCATGGCTGGCTTACAGGTACCGGAAACCCCCCGTGTGGATCTGTATGTGATGCTGCTCTCTCTGATCGGGACAAGTTGACTGACAGATTAGGTGACCCCAGTGTTGCAGAGATAGGCCAAGCATGTAACAACGCTGGCATGCGACTGGCTGCTGGTGGGTGCTGTCCAAAAGCACTAAGCTTCTCCACACCAACAGAAACAGCACCTGATGTCTGCAGCTGCTTTTAGTAAGAACACACCGcgcaaaaatcacaaattaaaaatgacaactCGAACTGAAGTGCACCTGTTTCGGCATGATGTTCCACTAGTGTGGCTAAATCCTAATTATTAGTTTTGTCACTAATGCTGCAGCTaatgattattgttattgtgaatTAAGgtgttgattattttttttttagtcattcaGTTCATCAAAAATATAGTTAAAGACTGATGGGAACTGATCAGATCCCAAAGTGACGCCTTCAGAAGTCTCCAtctgtctgaccagcagccaaaaagaccattttatcattttataatgatatgatttaagaaaaggaagacaattTTAGCATCTTAGTGATCTTAGTGAAGTGGGAATCAGATAATAGTTAGTATTTTAATTGGATAAATGGGTGATTGTTCAGTTATCGAAATTATGATCAGTTAATTTTATGTCACGTTACTAATTGATGAATCAAATAGCCAGGTGCAGATCCAACTACCCCAAATCCCCTGATTGGCCATTGAAGCAGTCCTGGCATTTATACTTTAATGACATGCACTTTGCCTCGagataaaagtttttttttttttttgggcaggAGTAAAAATGCCTCCTAAtctgtgaaaatgttgaaatccTTCCATTTGTGAaatacagagacagagcagcatgtttgacatttttacctgataaatgactaaaacacaAATCCACTATTGAAAGTTAGTAATTCTCTTTTGGTCATGAATTTATCGACTGATCAATTTGGCAAAACATTTCTGATGTCAGTCAACAATAGCAAAAAGAACATAAACAATATACAGAACGATACagaaatctgtttgttttttcctctctctcttgcagcaCGTGGGCGAGCTGGGGCGGCAGTGGGGTCAGAGGTCGGCCAGGGCGACCACGGCCACCGTCAACTACTGGTGGGACAGGTACGAGGAGTTTGTGGGCATCAACGAGGTCCGCGATGCCCAGGCCAAGGTCACTCAGGTCAGTGAGACAGTAagaaacacatcacacacaccccaacccTCCCTAAACCAACCGTAACCCGCCGTATCTTCTCATCTCGACtgattttctttccctttcactTTAGTGTACTAATGTATATACTTGCTGCTCGAAAGCGGTGTTTTTTTAGAGCTGAGATGTAAGACTCAGATGTGTGACctcgtgtgtgtctgtcctccaGGCCGAGGCAGCGTTCATGGTGGCCAGGGGGATCGTGCGCGAGGAGCACACCAGCCTGGAGGCTCTGCAGGCCAGGCTGAAGGAGGTCAGAGACCGACTGGACAGAGTCTCCAAAGGGGAGAAGCGCTACCTGGATCTGACCACAGAGGAGCACAACCTCATTCAGGtaattcagaatttttttttttttctttttttttttaacttagcTGGACGAGGCACCTCTGATAACAGGAATACAGGCACTCAAAAGCTGCTTTGCATCACTGAATGCCTGCCTCTAGCATCCAGGCCACATTATCTTCTGTTTACTGGCAGGTGACTCACAGGATCTGCATGCACAGCGAGCCAATCACTATCCTTCTTTATCAGTTTAGCAAATAACCAAAACAGGCAGCgctcattttcaggttgtggTTGACGACTAGCAGAGCTGCTTTGGTTCTTTAATGAACTGATGTGGTCGCTGTGCATGTAAAGCCTGTGTGTCACTAGCAACAAACACTGCATTCAAGAACCCTTAAATCCGGCAAAGTTACGCTATATCAGACATATATCTTGTAGATTAGTCATGGAAAATGAGAACCTTgtgagttttccttttgtttaaaGCAGCAACAAAGTTGTAGCATGACCTGTTCCACTTAATTTGCCTCATTTGACATCACACGTCCTGCACTGTGACtgttgcacatgtgcacatcgTGATGTCGGTGCTGAGATGATAGATAGTGCAGCCATAATAAATAGATGCACAAATATACAGAAACCGAAACTTAATGTTGTCTGCAGTTTCATAAGGACTCAGCTTCTGTCACTTATAACCCAGTCTagccaacataaaaacaactagCCTAGCTGAAGCCATGGTCGAGCAAAATAGCAAATATCTTGTAACAAACCCACTAAAAGAAcctggaaaatgtgcaaaaactcCAGTCACACTGGAGCTGTCCTTTTAACCAAATGACTAAATCTGTTTTAGGAACTACACATATTAATCCAGCTACAGAAAGCATTTAATCAGTTGGTCTAATGATCATTGTATCCACTTGGTCGAGAGCAGCCGAACCTTCTGCTTTAACTGATTGATGGAATAACTGATCGTCTGACTGAATTTaagctaaaacaaaaaatcccAGCAACCCTCTCCCTGCCTGTGACTGCAGGAGGAACGTCGCCTGCGGGCAGCTTGCGATGCCGCACAGATCTCGGAGAGAGAGAAGTTCGCCTTGTTCTCGGCCGCCGTCAGAGAGAGCCACGAGAAGGAGAGGACGAGAACCGAACGCACCAAGAACTGGTCCATCGTCGGCTCGGTGCTGGGAGCTCTGATCGGGGTCATGGGGTCAACATACATCAACCGTGTCCGCCTGCAGGTAAATTTAATCCATGAAGTGACGAGCGTGTGCACGGCAGCAGTTGGTTGTTTGACTTTAACAAATGCCATCACAGCGCCAggattttatgttattttattttatttttcatcagcaCATTACTTTTGGCTCAGGTTCTCTGTGTACAATGGTGATTTGTaaaaattatgaagaaaaaaggtTCCATGCACAAGCTTTCTGTTTCTCATGCCTTCTCATATACGGCGGTACATGCTGTGTCCTGTAGGAGCTGAAGAGTCTGCTGCTGGAGGCCCAGAAGGGCCCGGAGACCCTCCAGGAAGTCCTCAGGACTCAGGCTGGGAACCACCGCTCCCAACAGGACGAACTGCGAATCCTCATCAACAGCTTCAGGGCCGCTCTGACGGACCGAGTCACGCCCAGTGATCAGCCTGTAAGCCAGGCGACCTCCAGCCCCTCCACAGTGCCACTATCAGCTTTTACAGAGCTGAGCGTTAGCAGCCAAAGAACCGAGTTGCTCCTCCAGGCCCTGCCGCCGCAGCTCGGCCAGCTCGAGCAGGGAATCGGCCGACTGGAGAGCGAATTGTCAGCGGTCAGGGGGCTGGTGGAGGCGACGGGCCAGCAGACCGAAACAGCGGCCGGTCAGCAGAGGACGGAGAAACCAGAGAGGCTTGGCCCGTGGCCGGCGGAGGCGGTGCTGAGCCGTCTGGAGGTCACCCAGAGGAGCCTGGGAGATCAGATCAGCAGGAACACTGTGTTCAACGCTGTGTTCTCCTACACCGCTGCCGCCGTCACCATCTCCGCTGTCTACCTCCTGCTCAGAGGAGCCGGATAGAGCGGAGGGTTCTCacactgagtacgtttacatgcacaccaataGACCCGACTGCTGGGATGATCAGCCCAAGGCAATATCGTCAttacaatgttaaaaaaaccataccagtgattttggatGTTTAGAGTATATACTTTCTGCTAATctcttcccaaagcaagcagttgtattttacaaCTGCtaaatcatttttcttcccttttatcCGGCTGTtgggtttccattcattccactacgatatgaaaatgaactttcagagacttcaacctttcttcacaccagtactccatcactttaataaagtcctccatattagttttcctaaaagcagcagcactggtgtgttttgaaGACTTGAACTTGGGgcagagtggaaaaaaatgcgCCTTCTGCCTGGGAAAACGTTTGCttgacacagccaattatcagctgtgtggtttatgaatgttgggCAGctattccaaccaaaaatttgaaaaatcaagggattttgactATAGGTTGAGAAATTTGTcgtacccccacatgattttcaaaatgctttgttgcgatgtaaaatATGGGGAAATTGTtataaatgggccaaacattcaaaaatcactggtatggtcctttaacacaGTTCAAAGTGATGCAGTTTAATAATCAGTCTGCTGTTCATTACTCCACCACAGCAGCTGAGAACGACAGTGGTTGTgcttattttcattatcagttaATTTATCAGTTTAGTGAGGATGAAAATGTTGGTGTCTTCACATGTCTTCCTTGGTCTGacaagcagccaaaaaaaaaaaaaaaaaaaaaaaaactttgtctgAAAATGACCCTGATATGAACGGAGAAAAGGAGGATAATCTTAGCCGTCATCAAACCATTGTTTGGCCTTTTTACTggaaaactgataaaaacataTAATCCATtatctaaattaaattaaagtagATTACTTATATTACTGTCTGCTGCCTGTTCTACCTTTAATGAATAAATGGGCTGCATTCTCTACTTCAGGCtcagcagaaacatgaattTATTATCTTGGGATTAGCTAGGTTTGATCTCAAgataaaggaataaaaatattttgagcCACCACGGCCGTTCTCGGGTTGCCCCACACCAGGTTAGCTCTGTAATCCAACatgttgcatttgtgtgtctgctgacTGACATACACGGCttacaaagaaacaaaataaacccACATGTGCCAATAAATGAGCAGATGTAAAGGTGTTAATTGAGTTCTGTTACCCACGATGACAATGGACTTACATGACAGTTTTAGTATTCAGAGTATCGCCTTAATcactttaaaatcaaattattagTGTGCACGTAAATGTACTCATGGATAACCCACTTTAAAATGACTTATGAATGACTTATTCTAACGCTCATTCACTACAAATTGTTCACCCTGATGATTCTCTTCTGACTGTGCTTTTCCCAACATTTGCCTCTCTTTCTAATGTGCTATCATTTTGAAAATCGAAAGATGCCTTCCGCCAGTTTCACTACTTAttttactttgattttatttgcacTGTCTCCCTTCCATGACCATTCTGTTGCCATAGGGTTACTTTCAGGGCATTATGACTCTGATATTTTCACCTCCTTATACTACTGATTGCTTGAAATATCAAATTGAGTCCCCGGTCGGCAGGTTGTGTTTGTGGCCTCGGTGCTCCCAGGGGCCCCAGCTCAGAAAAACCAGCAGAAACATGGACGACTGCAAGACTCTCCATGTAAAAACTAATATTCTGTCAGTGATTTAGCAGCACTAGTTAGTTATCATGGAATGGTAGCAACTGTGAAGTGTAActttacatttcaaatttaTATGTACACCTATTTACTGCACAGGTGTTTTGAGTTTGGGTTTAAGGTCATGCATCTCATGAGTCTTCATCCTCCATGAGCCCGGCTGCTGCAGTCCTCACTGTCCCGTCCTCATGTGGAACAAAATTTGCCAGTTTACTTACTTATGTTAATGTCCAGTTAATTAATAATTTGACAGGTACAAACAGGAACGGTATCCTTTGTTTCAACCAGCTCGAGCAATAATAGGTTGACACCATGCAGTTACATTTTACTCTCATCTTGAAACGTGTCAATAAAAAGTtgtaaaattaagaaaatattggaatattATATAATGTCTATAATGTCTAATTGCAGGGGTTTTTTCCTTTATTATCTCCTGCAGTACTTGAACAGTAATCTAGCTCTATAATGTGTTGTAAATGTTGATGTCTGGGTCCATGCTGAATCACTCTGAAAATGATTTCTGTGGTTTGTTGTTCAGATTGTTGTTTACGGGGAAATGAAAGTGCACTGATGAAATGACTGTGAGGGAGTTGGATGATAATCTGTCCATTAAATGGaaacaggaaaatgtttttgactgctgcttcttgttttttttttttttttttttggaataagactgactgactgaccgaccaATCCAGTGAGttaatgactgactgacttaatGAGTCCCCACATGTCCATGTACCAGTGTTGGCCTCTAGATGGCAGCATCATCATTCCTGATCTAATGTCTGAGAGACGCCTAGGTGGCCGGTTTTTCCAGACTGATCCTCCAGGATAAAAGTGATCCGATTTGATTGAATCtgaaacttgtttttttaaaaacagattacAAAGTCTCTGATCGTAAAACTTGTGACCTGCATTTTgtaatccaatccaactttTAATCAAATTGCCGTCTTTGGGTTCTTCAAAACTCAAGGCAAGAAACTGGCTAAATTTAGCACAAAAAATCAGGATAATTTCAGTCCCACCTAGGGGATTGGGTAGATGAAATTGTTTCACTCACTTTTTCTGAAATGACTTGAAACATCGAAGAATACAGCCTCAAACTTGCGCTCACTGAAACTGATTTAAAACATTCACAGAAGCACTCACAAAACAAGATTTCCATGATATCTTTTAACTAGAAAAGAAGCATCTGATATTCTGAATTACTGCACGCTGCTTTAAACTAAAACACTTTACCTCATCATTTAAAAAGGAAGGCGCTGGTAGAGCAGCTGGACTGTCAGTGAGAAGAgcttttagtaaaaaaaaaaaaaaaaaatgaaattttaaaaactggGTCAAAGTACAAGTAataaaatcctcttttttttatttcttttttcagtcaagATGAGGGAACTCCTAATGATGCAGCAGGGGTGAGGGTGACGTTTCAAAACCCTGGAACACTATGCTAACAAtttctaaaaatattttcacatttttgtcagcaCAACAATGACACAAAACTATTTGAAATATTGCCATGGTACAGTGTGCATATCCCACATTCCTGATTTTTGCTACATCTGTCTCTTTGACCTGTCTCATTTCTGAAGGCGATGCCCCATAATACACACTTTCTCACCACATTAGTTTCAGTAGAGTTTCACTCACTTTGTGACTTGCACAggtttgtttaattttcagtCAGCCACACCCAAACAATTGATATCACAGTTTGTTTGAATTAGAAAAAGTTTATTTGCTTTAACCTTACATGGACACATTTTCACCGTGTGGGGTTATGTAAGCATTGATTAGTTATATTAATcatttgtttgagtttgtttgagTTAGCGTGCTGGTGGACGTTCCTTCCTGGTGGAGAAAAAACGAGTGGCTGAGGGTGGAGGACAGGTAAATGTTAGAGCCAGCTGACTGAACTGAACCATGAGCTGCAAATGTCATGTGGGGGTTTGGGGGTTTAGTTAGTTTGCTTTGTATTTAGTTATAGttaatgttcattttgtttaccCCTTTGTCTGTTATATGGTTTGGCCAAGCCACTATAAATGTGCAGTTTACATCTGGATTAGCTGTCATTAAACTGAGTTTAGTTATGTTTTGGTGACCTTTTTTATAGGCCTGATATTCTTATTAGGCCTGTTTTGTAATAAGTTTGCATTTTTGGGGAGTAAATAAAACCCATTTTCTCATTTACAAATCCTGTCTCCTCATTGCTTTACTGCTTGGTCCCTAACACTAACGTTGATATCAAATCCAACACATTAAATACTGACTGACACCGAATACCAGTGTGATCCATTACTGTTCAGTGGATCAGATTAGTGTGAGCCTAGATCAATAGTTTGGAGTCAGTTCACAAAATAATGGGTATAAAAttcttcctttccttgtttgtttttcaggcgAGTCTGGTTTTACGCCAGATGTGACTCAGGCCTGTAGGGAGGGAATATTGCAACAGCTCGGCTAAGGAGTGCGACGTCACTAATGCAGGTATCAAAGACAAGTGCTCTTTGGATCCGACAACATATCAtacgaccaaaaaaaaaaaaaaaaaaagagagagaggttagaCTTGTACTTTGCTTTATGATCAATAAGCAAACCAAAAAATACCAAGGCATACCAGGGAACACAGTCCAGCTCTTCAGTCAGGCCTCATAGTGGCTCTTAACTTA encodes the following:
- the ccdc51 gene encoding mitochondrial potassium channel; translation: MRCGAAHISLWSHGSCCVYRLCLPGSLSGRVPVVRTYSTHHQPGPPPPANPTPPGDKGKVEVVKEHAMAGLQHVGELGRQWGQRSARATTATVNYWWDRYEEFVGINEVRDAQAKVTQAEAAFMVARGIVREEHTSLEALQARLKEVRDRLDRVSKGEKRYLDLTTEEHNLIQEERRLRAACDAAQISEREKFALFSAAVRESHEKERTRTERTKNWSIVGSVLGALIGVMGSTYINRVRLQELKSLLLEAQKGPETLQEVLRTQAGNHRSQQDELRILINSFRAALTDRVTPSDQPVSQATSSPSTVPLSAFTELSVSSQRTELLLQALPPQLGQLEQGIGRLESELSAVRGLVEATGQQTETAAGQQRTEKPERLGPWPAEAVLSRLEVTQRSLGDQISRNTVFNAVFSYTAAAVTISAVYLLLRGAG